In the genome of Leptospira kanakyensis, one region contains:
- a CDS encoding LA_0442/LA_0875 N-terminal domain-containing protein — MKKTLTISFLILFTFPLFAVNTVILKNGKTLKGKVTDQNERGLTVQTPEGSQTLSKSQILKVVYKDLNEQEAEKIRIAEEKKLKDKEEKEKAKLEKERLIAEAKEQKKLEEEAKLAEQTKLAEEKDKETEAEKEAKAEAEWLATRKLGPSPAASECGGRLALIWRSALIPGWGQLCGGYYTSAGTFSTMFFGTLFYTLGPLRTEEKNAQSHYDTMILLNQIVGPGTRFNAQNISLPSELFAGIIETSISDDFIAKSKDSAKTANTKYLAGLGTAGIIYITNLIHAFMIGTDRYPERPSVTTGGKQIREGLDFDTGWDKPYTITGIRPQTNSVYAEVRYSILF, encoded by the coding sequence ATGAAAAAAACACTCACTATATCTTTCCTCATCTTATTCACTTTTCCACTTTTTGCGGTCAATACCGTCATTCTTAAAAATGGAAAGACCCTAAAGGGTAAAGTTACGGATCAAAATGAACGCGGACTCACAGTTCAAACTCCAGAAGGGTCACAAACCCTATCTAAATCTCAAATCCTAAAAGTAGTTTATAAAGACTTAAATGAACAAGAAGCAGAAAAAATTCGAATCGCAGAAGAAAAGAAACTAAAGGATAAAGAAGAGAAAGAAAAAGCAAAATTAGAAAAGGAACGTTTGATCGCTGAAGCAAAAGAACAAAAGAAATTAGAAGAAGAAGCCAAACTTGCAGAGCAAACCAAACTTGCCGAAGAAAAAGATAAAGAAACCGAGGCCGAAAAAGAAGCCAAGGCAGAAGCAGAATGGTTAGCCACAAGAAAACTTGGCCCCTCACCGGCAGCATCTGAGTGCGGTGGTCGACTAGCTTTAATTTGGCGATCAGCACTCATTCCAGGCTGGGGGCAACTATGCGGTGGTTATTATACATCGGCAGGAACATTTAGTACAATGTTTTTTGGAACTTTATTTTATACCCTTGGTCCGCTTCGCACCGAAGAAAAGAATGCCCAATCACATTACGATACAATGATCCTTCTCAATCAAATTGTTGGGCCTGGAACAAGATTCAATGCTCAAAATATCAGCCTTCCCTCCGAATTATTTGCAGGAATCATTGAAACTTCTATTTCCGATGATTTCATTGCCAAAAGCAAAGATAGTGCCAAAACAGCCAATACCAAATACCTTGCAGGGCTTGGAACGGCAGGGATTATCTATATCACAAACTTAATCCACGCGTTTATGATTGGAACAGATCGTTATCCGGAACGTCCCAGTGTCACCACTGGAGGAAAACAAATCCGCGAGGGATTGGACTTCGATACAGGTTGGGACAAACCTTATACTATAACAGGAATTCGACCACAAACCAATTCAGTCTATGCGGAAGTCCGATATTCCATTCTGTTTTAA